A window of Chloroflexota bacterium genomic DNA:
CCTTGCCGGATTTGATGCGCTCGTGTTGCCGGGCGGTTTCTCCTATGGGGACTACCTGCGTTCGGGGTCCATAGCGCGGTTTTCTCCCGTAATGCGTGCGGTGACCGCCTTTGCCAATGCCGGAGGGCTCGTGCTGGGTATCTGCAACGGCTTTCAGATTCTTACCGAGGCGGGATTGCTGCCGGGCGCGCTGCTCAGGAATAACTCGATGGAATTCCACTGTGGCTGGGTGAACGTGCGGGTGCAAGGCATGGAGTCACCGTTCATGGCCACCTATCAACCCGGCCAGGTGCTGCGCATGCCGATTGCCCACGGCGACGGCAACTACGTGGTTGATCCGGAGACGCTTAATCGCATGCGTGAGAACGGACAGATATTGCTGCGCTATTGCGATGCGAAGGGCGACGTTGCGCAGGACGCAAACCCGAACGGCTCCGTGGACAATATAGCTGGCATATGCAATGAGGCCGGGAACGTATTTGCCCTCATGCCGCATCCGGAACGTTGCGCGGAGGCTGCGCTGGGAGGTTCCGACGGCTTGGGCATTTGGCAGGCAATGGTTCTGGCGCTTGCAGCCGCTCCTTTGCGAGCGTGAATGCTTCCTGGTATGAACAACAGTGCAACGCCACTACCTGGCTGCTAGTAGTCTAACAACATTGTAGTGATGGACAATTGTCTTTGGCGTCACTGGCCGGCAACGTGGGAAGCGGGCGCAGGTTGCAAACCTACGCTACCGGCGTTCCTACCCGTCAATACGAGCGTGTCGAACCACTAGATACCACTCGATCTCATTGCCCTATGGGGGTCGGACGCCTGCGAGGGATGGAGCCTGCAGATGATTTTCAGGAGTAAGTAACAGCGTGCCTCAAATTGAGTCTGCCGTAACTGATGCTGAATTGAGAGAAGTCTCGCTCACTCGTAGTGAGTACGATCGCATTTGCTCCCAACTTGGCCGTGCGCCAAATCGTGTTGAGGTAGGCATGTTCGGCG
This region includes:
- the purQ gene encoding phosphoribosylformylglycinamidine synthase subunit PurQ, with translation MKFGIVQFPGSNCDNDCLHVARSVLQQQADLVWHEETSLAGFDALVLPGGFSYGDYLRSGSIARFSPVMRAVTAFANAGGLVLGICNGFQILTEAGLLPGALLRNNSMEFHCGWVNVRVQGMESPFMATYQPGQVLRMPIAHGDGNYVVDPETLNRMRENGQILLRYCDAKGDVAQDANPNGSVDNIAGICNEAGNVFALMPHPERCAEAALGGSDGLGIWQAMVLALAAAPLRA